One segment of Candidatus Nitrospira nitrificans DNA contains the following:
- a CDS encoding efflux RND transporter periplasmic adaptor subunit, protein MDNLGRKVFLIVVVIVVLAFLGYRFSANQQEAAALQTDTVDRTVTPVAITHAKLSDATDTITLPGNIVGWNEAPIYARVTGYVKEWHKDYGHEVKKGEVLAEITTPDLDAEYRQAVADLQSERAKNELADLTAKRYVAMRHNQALSEQAISVQVAEAKAQAAKVKAAEQKVKNIEAFIGFKQVTAPFDGVVIQRNISVGDLVGKEGNLNTPNAKNNLFTVAVVDKLRLFVSVPESFGAFLSPGLTADVTVPQFPNRHFTFEFLTVSKGFDTNTRTAVAVFTIDNKDRVLWPGSYATVHLTAPVDLGVMTIPTSAMVFQEHGTQVAVVGEDDRLHFKPIVVAKILDNVIEVTQGISESDRIVNNPGAALLEGDKVRIVKAAGGYDLVTREAPASEASTQKKQSTKSL, encoded by the coding sequence ATGGATAACTTGGGCAGGAAAGTCTTTCTGATTGTAGTTGTCATCGTGGTGCTCGCGTTTCTCGGTTATCGGTTTAGCGCGAACCAGCAGGAGGCGGCCGCGTTGCAAACGGACACCGTGGACCGCACCGTTACTCCGGTAGCGATCACGCATGCCAAGCTGTCGGATGCGACCGACACCATTACACTCCCCGGCAATATCGTCGGTTGGAACGAGGCGCCCATCTACGCGCGTGTCACCGGCTACGTGAAGGAGTGGCACAAGGACTACGGCCATGAGGTGAAGAAGGGAGAGGTCCTCGCCGAAATAACCACTCCGGATTTGGATGCGGAATACCGACAGGCCGTTGCGGATCTGCAATCGGAACGCGCCAAGAACGAGCTGGCCGACCTGACCGCAAAACGTTACGTGGCGATGCGGCACAATCAAGCGCTCTCGGAACAAGCGATTTCCGTACAGGTGGCCGAGGCAAAGGCCCAGGCCGCGAAAGTGAAAGCGGCGGAGCAAAAGGTGAAGAACATTGAAGCGTTCATCGGGTTTAAACAGGTCACGGCTCCCTTCGACGGCGTCGTGATCCAGCGCAATATCAGCGTCGGAGATTTGGTCGGCAAAGAGGGCAACCTCAACACACCCAATGCAAAGAACAATCTCTTTACCGTGGCCGTCGTCGATAAGTTGCGCCTCTTCGTGAGTGTCCCTGAGTCCTTCGGAGCCTTCCTCAGTCCCGGCCTGACGGCCGACGTGACCGTGCCTCAATTCCCCAATCGCCATTTCACGTTCGAATTTCTGACCGTCTCGAAGGGATTTGATACGAACACACGCACCGCGGTGGCGGTCTTTACCATCGACAACAAGGACCGCGTGCTTTGGCCGGGATCCTATGCCACCGTTCATTTGACCGCTCCCGTGGACCTCGGGGTGATGACGATTCCGACGAGCGCGATGGTGTTCCAGGAGCACGGCACGCAGGTGGCCGTCGTGGGAGAAGACGACCGGCTTCACTTTAAGCCGATCGTGGTGGCCAAAATTCTCGACAACGTCATCGAAGTGACACAGGGCATTTCCGAGAGCGATCGCATCGTGAATAATCCCGGCGCCGCGCTGCTGGAAGGAGACAAGGTGCGCATCGTCAAAGCCGCCGGAGGCTATGACCTTGTGACTCGAGAAGCCCCAGCTTCAGAAGCCAGTACGCAGAAGAAACAATCGACGAAATCTTTATGA